TGTACGctacatacagtatattctaTAGGTCCTTGGTGATGAACACCGTGCTGTAGGATCTAAATGGGATGTAATATCTCAGGTCCGAGTCACTCAAAAAGATTTTACATTGAATGCATGAGTTTTGCCTCGGGATCTAAAATATTATCTCAAGTGTTGAGCAAGTTTCCAACCTGTCGTACCTTCAGACAGCTAGAACACGTTGCTTTCCTTGCATAGCTAAAGACGTCTATCCAGGAGCCTTTCCTTCCCTCCTTGCACACGTCACAGCCCCAAGACATGAATGGAATTCCAGACTTTGGAGCCATATCAGTTCTATAACACATTAATATTTAACGAGCGTAGTATAAAGTGGTCAAGTGGACTGCTCCGGCTccgaaaatcaaatcagaaggtgGCAGTCGTTGTTATGGAGCctgaaaacctttttttttttttgtactgtgaCTTCTTAAATTGAAATCCTCTAACTTAATCCAGATCACATGCGCCCCCTAGTGGCCATAGATGGAACATCACCCCATTAAAAAAGTTGCTTAGGTGAAGTCTTGCTGTAGAGACCGATTCTGATGGGGACATGCCCTGATTGTTTATTCCACCAGACTTTCTACGTCTCCTGGTAGGATCAAAGGCGTATGGGGTACAGTAATGGCCGCATAGATTTCTATAGGTGCCACATTACTATTCAGAATTCAGAATACCTCTCTTGTATTTGTTGTATTATATGTTTATTGCTTTggcatatgttggcgctatataaatttgCATTCATTATAAGACGTTGCGTGTTCTCCTATCTCTATCTCCTACCATTAGGTAAGATGATGGCCAACTTACACACGTGCGTCACCACAAAGTTCATCGAAGGCTGGGTTCACGTCACGTTTTTGTCTCACTTTTAACATATacataagggctcgtgcacacgaccgtatgtattttgcggaccgcaaaaaaatacggatgacatccatgtgtattccgtattttgcggaacggtacagctggcccttcatagaaccagtagtatccttgtccgtaatgtgtacaaaaataggacatgtcctattttttggcggaatggaaatacggaatgcacacggagtaacttccgttttttatgggcaaaaaaacccagaatggatgcagaaagaaaatacgttcgtgtgcatgagccctaagacgtaTATGTAAGGTGTTATCACCATACGTTATTGTTTCTACTAGACACTGCAGAATGGAAAAGCATAATTTACTACGGTTTTTTATCCTTTTTTCTTATGTTGCGTGCTCCGTAAACTAGCAACGCCAATGTTTTCTACCAAGACTTTGAGACACAGTAGGCGCCCCTTCGCCGTAGTGGGTCCCCCGTAGgaatgcacatttttttttctcctgtattTCTTTGTTGGATTTCATCGCaacgagataaaaaaaaaaactatctatgGATCTGTGTCATGAAGAAATTCCTCAGCATGCGTCAGAGGGGAATGGGCAGCGTGTGTGATAGTTGTGTCTCTCCCTCATGTTGTGAGGTAATAGAATAAACAGGAGCCCGTTTCCTGCCCGGCCGATGCTGATTGGCCAAGGGGACACTCCAGGAATGTAAAGGCTCCTTTATAGGCAGAGCAGAGGAGCTGAGAGATCAGAACGCCTGCAGAGCACACACAGAGGACTACACAGCACTGCAGAAGACAGGACTTACCCCAGGCACAAGGAGATGTAAGAGGCTCTATAGGCTCTTCTTTACCATGCTTTAGATGCTTGTGGACGTCTTCAAGTTCAGCAGGTCCTGAAGTTGCTGGCGCCTAGATCTGCACCTAGACTTCATTGGCTGTTTTTTAGTATTGGATGTGTGACTTTTTAGTTGTTTTATGCCGGTTGAGGATAACTTTGCTATAATATAGGCATTTCTATACAGGAATGCGTTGGGCTTATTGGTGTAATGTTCATGAATATGAATTATTCTCCGGTATACCAGTTTATAACCATATATGACATTGTAAAAGTAACTCTATAGCTTATTAATGTGCATTTAGTATATGTTTATATAGTTTATTTCAATTGTATAGCTGTACGTAACAGTATACAGAATATACTGTTTATAGCTTATGTATAGTTATTTTTagggtatactgtatatggtttaTCTATGTGCAGCTAGTATTTGTATCTAATTTATAGATGTGTAGTTATTAAATGTACAGAACATACTATATATAGAGCAGGTATAGTATACTGTGTATAGTTTATGTATCTGCAGCTAGTATatgtatataatttatatatgtatAGGTATTAAATGTATGTAACATACTATAGCATAtatactaatatacagtataaagtgTATAGTTAGTAAAtgcatataatatactgtatgtagtttatatatgtacagctggtatatgtatattattgtatatattatatacatatatttatatagtttatgtatCTGCAGTtagtttatgtatataatttatgtatataatatatatagcttgtatatagtttatatatgtacagctagtatatgtatattatagtattgtatatattatatacatatatttatatcgTTTATGTATCTGCAGTTagtttatgtatataatatatatagcttgtatatagtttatatatgtacagctagtaTATGTATATTACAGTATTGTGTAATGTACATAacatagtatatatagtatactttaTATGGTTTATGTATCTGcggttagtttatatatatatgtatagttaTTAAATGTACATAACATACTATAGCATATatagtatacggtatatagtcTATAGTTAGTaaatgtatatagtatatatagagcCTGCTTCACACAGTTTAGGTATCTGCAGCTAGTATATGTAGATAGTATAGGTGATATGGACCATATATAGAGTTGTAGTATGGTTATATCTGTACTATATTGTAGCACAGGTGTACTAAAATGAATGTGGTTTATGTTCTCCCTGCCCTCCAGCAAtactttgtttttacagcgtactAGTTATATCATTTGAAGTAATTACAGTGAATGTCGTTGAACTTGGCCGTCGGTGATCTCTTTACAGCCCCTCCAGTCGTACGCAGTGTAGTAGCTGTTTTTAGACTTTGCCCCCATGTCCACAGTGTAGCTTTGTCATTTCTAGTGAAATCGTCTCATTTTCACATGGTACTCCTGGCATGTAAGGCAGATGTAAAGTGCTGACTGCTGAAGGATGGTTGTTAATGAAGGatcataaaaatcttttttttttttccttttctttaagAAATTACCACATTAATCAGAATGGGGGTAATGAGAGGAATATTTCTGCTAGTCATGTTGGCTGTCCCTCACACAAAGCAAGCTTCAGGTAAGAACAGTTCAGAGCCCTATATGTTCTCCTGATATTTCATAGATTTTCTTTCATAGATTTAGATCTTACACTGCTTAAATTTGATATTTTCTCTCCCACAGAGAATGGAGCAGATGACAACAGTGTATTTGACCTGTTTGAGTTAACTGGACTCAACCGTATGTTCGGTAGTCGTAAAGCCTTAGGAGTCCTTTTAGCAAAAGGTCCAGATCCATCAAGCCCGGCTTACAAAATTGTAAATCCTAGTAAGATACCACCAATTCCAGATGATAAATTCCAAGATTTGCTGGATGCTATTCGAGCTGAACGGGGTTTTATCTTGTTGGCAAccttgaaacaaacaaagaaaactAGAGGAGCCCTGTTGTCtattgagagaaaagatggcaaagGGCATGTCTTTAGTATAACCTCCAATGGTGAAGCTAGAACACTAGACTTGAGTATGAGTGAAAACGACAAACAGCAGGTAGTGTCTGTTGAGGAAGCTAGGCTGTCCACCGGCCACTGGAAGAACATTACCCTATTCATCCAAGAAGATCGAGCTCAGCTCTATGTGGGATGTGACAAGATGGAAAATGCTGAGCTGGAGATGCCTATCCATCATGTTCTCAATGGGGATTTGGCAAGCACTTACCAACTTAGGGTGGCAAAAGAAGGAGTGAAAGACAACTTTCAGGTAAGTCCTACAACAACAACTCAAGTGACTGATCAATCTGAACAGATGTGTACTTGTCAAGTGGCATAACTCTATATATACTATGGACTATTCCAATGTCAATGATGAAACTTTTTTAACAGGGTGTGCTGCAAAACCTGCGATTTGTGTTTGGAACCAGCATGGATGTGATTCTTAGAAACAAAGGCTGCTCCAGCTGTAAGTACATCCAGTCCAACAAGACATGCATGTATATATTAGGCAAATGGTAGAATTATATTGAGGATTTGCAACATTACATCTAATTGCTGTGCATTATGCCCCATAAACCTTCACTTCTGCTGGTCAAAATGAGGAAATACCTCCAACAACTACCACCATTGTTGTCCACCTATAGTTAATTAGTTCAACTCTAGAGGACTGGAGTAGACCAGGAAAGGCTTATCCAAGGATAAGTTATGAGTCATCGAATGGATAAGTGTTTAGGATTTAGATGTAATTACCCTTTTCTTTTTTCTCAGTAAGCATAGTTAGAATATTCAATTAAATCAAATAATAAGTATCTTCCCATTGTGTTTTTGTACAGCAAACTATGACCTGGAAAATGCAGTCAATGACTCTCGCCCAGCAATCCGCACCAATTACATTGGTCACAAGACAAAAGACTACAATGGTGTATGTGGTCTTTCCTGCGACGACCTGAACAATATGTTTTCGGAAATGAAAGGTATACGGGTTGTCATCTCAACTCTTAAGGACAGAATCCAAAAACTGGTAAGTTAATTGGAGTGATTGATTCAAAGGAAAAAAACAATGACACCCTTTAAGACATTAcaaattttaattattttaatctatttttgttCTTAGGGAGAGGAAACTAAGATGCTTGCTAGTGTGGCACCAGGCTGTTTACATAAAGGAGTGAAATACAACAATATGGATGAGTGGACCGTAGATAGTTGCACTGAATGTACATGCCAGGTAAATGCTCCTTCTTACTTATTGTCACCTATGGCTATATTCAGGTTTAGGATAGTATAGATTATGGATAAAATCAGAACTTGTATCCAGTATAAGTACATAgcctaatatattgtgtattcttTGTAGACAGCAGTCATAAGAAGGTCCTACATGGCCTAGCACCTTCTGTATAGTCTAAAAATAGTGACGGTCTAACTTggtgcctttttttttaaaccagattcaATTATGAATATTGATCAAGTCCATTTTGTCTTTCTTTCTGTAGAATTCTGTAACCATTTGCCATAAGGTCTCTTGCCCCTTTGTTCCCTGTACCAACGCCACTATTCCAGACGGTGAATGCTGCCCCAGATGTTGGCGTAAGTATtctatatatatctgtacagaccaaaCATAGATGAAAGTGGTCTAATGAAGCTTAGATGTAAGGGCTTAAAGGCAACAAAAGTAAAGCTCTTGATCCTGTTGTACACAAACTGGTGATTCATTAGCATTCTTGTCTGCTCAGAAGGTGCTTCTGAAGCCTCAGGCTTAATATCTCATTTTAAAAGGTGTAGTGAAAAATATGCAGATATTAATCTTGTAAATGCAGAACAAGTTGATACAGGAGAGAGATAAAATAGCTCTCATGAAAGTTGGACAGCTGCAAGTACTAAACATCAGTAGACCTGCTCAGTCCTGTGAGCTTCAAATTTCTATCTCCTTGGCATGTATGGAACTCCCCTACAACAAATTCTCAACTTGTAGAGCCAAAATCCTCATGTACAGTATCTACTAAAACCTTTTTCCAATTATCATAAGTTATGGGTCTGTTTCCTAATCGTCTCAGACACACATGTCTGGATTTAATAAAACTAATCTTTCAATTTAAACACAATTCATGTTATCTGTCCATTACCATGGACAATTTGCACATGAGATTTATGACCATGAGAACCTTACTTATACTCTAATAGGCCAGATCAGGTTCTTCAGTCTCAGTATGAAAGAAGTATGTCTAATATAATGGTTTATTAAATGTTATGGATTTTTGTTTCCAGCAAGCGATTCTCCTGATGATAGTTGGTCCCCATGGTCTGATTGGACTCCATGCTCAGCGACATGTGGTCATGGCATTCAACAGAGAGGAAGATCTTGCGATAGTCTTAATAACAACTGTGAAGGGTCTTCAGTCCAAACTAGGTCTTGCCATATCCAAGAATGTGATAAGCGATGTGAGTAAATCTGATTAGAATTTTCGATTTAACCATTAGTAGACACATTGGTTGGCAGAAGTGTCTGTTGAATTCAGTGATTAAAATCTTGCATGTACATTTTAGCTGTTTTTCAACAATAGTCCAAAGTTCAGATATAATCTTCTCAAGTTCCTTAAGTTCTTTTAATCTTATGAGCGTCTTTGATGGTTTTAGGATTTGGGGTCATTACCTCTTTAGGAAAAATAAACATTTCCCATTGGTATTTCAAGTATGTTACTGAGCTATACTTTTTATGAATCGACCACTTAGGTTTTGTTGTGGGtaacaaatacatattttttatgttttctagTTAAGCAAGACGGTGGATGGAGTCATTGGTCTCCTTGGTCATCATGTTCTGTGTCCTGTGGAATTGGTCAGATCACTAGAATCCGTCTTTGCAACTCACCTGTTCCCCAGTTGAATGGCAAGTCATGTGTTGGAGAAGGAAGGGAGAACAAGCCATGCCAGAAGGATCCTTGCCCAAGTGAGTATTCTCCATTGTTTTGTGACTTCTTTTCACGTCATCTTTTAATTTGTTCTTCTTGATTGTTATAATGATGGAGCTTCACTAAAAGGTCACGTAATTCACAAATTAAACTAAGCAAAGATTTATTGCGTCAATTTTCCAGTGTACAATTAATGTGACGATCACTTAAAGGTCACATCGGAGGGAGTTGTAGGCTTTCATAGACCCTTCTTTGTTTCTACCATGAATGCATTATTCTGTCAGTTTACGAATAGCTTATCTAGAAAACATGACTAATAAACTTATTTAATTTCCAGTTGATGGCCTGTGGGGACCATGGTCACCCTGGGATATATGTTCCCTGACCTGCGGAGGCGGTATGCAGAAACGTGAGCGTATTTGTAACAACCCCAAGCCCCAGTATGGTGGTAAAGATTGCATTGGAGAAAATGTTGACAGCCAGATCTGTAACAAAGAAGACTGCCCTATTGGTAAGCTATTAGCAAGCAAAGATTTTCTTAGTAATTGTTTGAAAATATTCTGCTAGATTCTAACAATGACTTATCTTCTTTTAAGATGGCTGTCTATCCAATCCCTGCTTTGCTGGAGTTAAATGCACAAGCTTCATTGATGGAACTTGGAAATGTGGTTCTTGCCCAACCGGCTACAGAGGAAATGGTGTTGAGTGTACAGACATTGACGAGGTTTGTTGCAGTCATTTTAATAAAGCCTTCATAATACACATCATGATGGctatttatattatattaat
The sequence above is drawn from the Bufo bufo chromosome 11, aBufBuf1.1, whole genome shotgun sequence genome and encodes:
- the THBS1 gene encoding thrombospondin-1, whose product is MGVMRGIFLLVMLAVPHTKQASENGADDNSVFDLFELTGLNRMFGSRKALGVLLAKGPDPSSPAYKIVNPSKIPPIPDDKFQDLLDAIRAERGFILLATLKQTKKTRGALLSIERKDGKGHVFSITSNGEARTLDLSMSENDKQQVVSVEEARLSTGHWKNITLFIQEDRAQLYVGCDKMENAELEMPIHHVLNGDLASTYQLRVAKEGVKDNFQGVLQNLRFVFGTSMDVILRNKGCSSSNYDLENAVNDSRPAIRTNYIGHKTKDYNGVCGLSCDDLNNMFSEMKGIRVVISTLKDRIQKLGEETKMLASVAPGCLHKGVKYNNMDEWTVDSCTECTCQNSVTICHKVSCPFVPCTNATIPDGECCPRCWPSDSPDDSWSPWSDWTPCSATCGHGIQQRGRSCDSLNNNCEGSSVQTRSCHIQECDKRFKQDGGWSHWSPWSSCSVSCGIGQITRIRLCNSPVPQLNGKSCVGEGRENKPCQKDPCPIDGLWGPWSPWDICSLTCGGGMQKRERICNNPKPQYGGKDCIGENVDSQICNKEDCPIDGCLSNPCFAGVKCTSFIDGTWKCGSCPTGYRGNGVECTDIDECKEVPDACFNLNGVHRCENTEPGYNCLPCPPRYSGTQPFGKSIEDANAKKQVCKPQNPCADGTHNCNKNARCIYLGHYSDPMFRCECKPGYAGNGIICGEDTDLDGWPNEDLVCVANATYHCKKDNCPTLPNSGQEDYDKDGIGDACDSDDDNDGIPDDRDNCPLIYNPAQYDYDRDDVGDRCDNCPYNHNPDQADTDSNGEGDACAIDIDGDGILNEKDNCPYVYNVDQKDTDKDGVGDQCDNCPLEHNPEQTDSDSDLIGDKCDSNEDIDEDGHQNNLDNCPYIPNANQADHDKDGKGDACDHDDDNDGIPDDKDNCRLVPNPDQIDSNGDGRGDVCQFDFDNDNIPDAEDVCPENVHISTTDFRKFQMVPLDPKGTSQIDPNWMVRHFGKELVQTVNCDPGIAVGFDEFSAVDFSGTFFINTERDDDYAGFVFGYQSSSRFYVVMWKQITQTYWDLTPTKAQGYSGLSIKVVNSTTGPGEHLRNALWHTGNTAGQVRTLWHDPRNTGWKDFTAYRWHLIHRPKTGFIRVVMYEGKKIMADSGPIYDKTYAGGRLGLFVFSQEMVFFSDLKYECRDS